Proteins encoded together in one Luteimonas fraxinea window:
- a CDS encoding tyrosine-protein phosphatase — protein MFDLHCHLLPGIDDGAVDLEMSLTMARMAVDDGILVTACTPHIYPGLYENTGPAIRDAIVALQAVLDQEGIALRLVEGADVHLDHHLVRGIQSGHIPTLAGSRYLLFEPPHHVAPPRFEESLFELMAAGYIPVITHPERLSWVEQHYSTFTRAADRGVFIQITAGALTGRYGKRPKYWADRFVGEGYAHILATDAHHPRRRPPFLAEAREAAARLVGAEEAEHLVSTRPGGIIQNAAPGTLPPLPAATVRTSPGFWSRLLGSAR, from the coding sequence ATGTTCGATCTGCATTGTCATCTGCTACCGGGCATCGACGATGGCGCGGTGGACTTGGAGATGTCACTGACCATGGCGCGGATGGCCGTCGATGACGGCATCCTCGTCACCGCCTGCACCCCGCACATCTATCCGGGCCTGTACGAGAACACCGGGCCCGCGATCCGCGACGCAATCGTGGCCCTGCAGGCCGTGCTGGATCAGGAAGGCATTGCGTTACGACTGGTCGAAGGCGCCGACGTGCATCTCGACCATCACCTCGTCAGGGGCATCCAGTCCGGTCATATCCCGACGCTCGCCGGCTCACGCTATCTGCTGTTCGAGCCTCCACACCATGTCGCCCCGCCGCGTTTTGAAGAGTCGCTCTTCGAGTTGATGGCGGCGGGATACATCCCGGTGATCACGCACCCCGAGCGATTGAGCTGGGTCGAGCAGCACTACAGCACCTTTACCCGGGCGGCTGACCGCGGCGTCTTCATCCAGATCACGGCCGGCGCGTTGACCGGGCGATATGGGAAAAGACCGAAGTACTGGGCGGACCGGTTCGTTGGCGAAGGCTACGCCCACATCCTGGCGACGGACGCGCACCACCCCAGGCGCCGCCCGCCTTTTCTAGCTGAAGCCCGGGAGGCGGCAGCGCGGCTCGTAGGCGCGGAGGAAGCGGAGCATCTGGTCTCGACCCGGCCAGGCGGGATCATCCAGAATGCTGCGCCGGGTACACTGCCGCCCCTCCCCGCAGCGACCGTCCGCACGTCTCCGGGTTTCTGGAGCCGGCTACTGGGCTCTGCCCGATGA
- a CDS encoding polysaccharide biosynthesis/export family protein codes for MNKIWSWIMLGALCALLSACASSSKHANQGVDLPPPDTTTASGAYEGGSDYRVGAQDLLEISVFGVQDLNRQARVNSNGQITLPLLGAVMAGGRTIPELEAELAKRYAEGFLQNPQVTIFVKEYTSQRVTLEGALKKPGIYPLTGKTTLLQAIAMAEGMAEMADLQGVILFRQVDGERKGAAFDIAAVRRGEMMDPQIYGDDIIVVEHSGSRSAFREFLRTVPAWALFLTL; via the coding sequence ATGAACAAAATCTGGTCCTGGATCATGCTCGGCGCGCTGTGTGCGCTGCTCAGCGCGTGCGCCTCTTCTTCGAAGCATGCCAATCAGGGTGTGGATCTGCCGCCACCCGACACCACCACCGCCTCCGGCGCTTACGAGGGTGGCTCGGACTATCGAGTGGGCGCCCAGGATCTCCTGGAAATCAGCGTGTTCGGCGTGCAGGACCTGAACCGCCAGGCCCGGGTCAACTCCAACGGCCAGATCACGCTGCCGCTTCTGGGCGCGGTGATGGCGGGTGGCCGGACGATTCCGGAGCTGGAAGCCGAGTTGGCCAAGCGTTACGCGGAAGGTTTCCTGCAGAACCCGCAGGTGACGATCTTCGTCAAGGAATACACCAGCCAGCGCGTCACGCTCGAAGGTGCGCTCAAGAAGCCCGGCATCTACCCGCTGACCGGCAAGACAACGTTGCTGCAGGCGATCGCGATGGCCGAGGGCATGGCCGAGATGGCTGATCTTCAAGGCGTGATCCTGTTCCGCCAGGTCGATGGCGAGCGCAAGGGTGCAGCATTCGATATCGCGGCAGTGCGGCGCGGCGAGATGATGGATCCTCAGATCTACGGCGATGACATCATCGTGGTTGAGCACTCGGGCAGCCGCTCCGCGTTCCGCGAATTCCTCCGGACTGTTCCGGCATGGGCCTTGTTCCTCACGCTCTGA
- a CDS encoding GumC family protein: MHDDNLPTPAGGENDDRRAPVPRDHAQLPAHAGSRELALEFDAKPAADDEIDLLAYWRMLVKRRWLVLGVLGSVVALALLITLMTPPVYRATATLQIDRESVQAMFVEGVNNGEASTPDFLTTQYELLKSRALAERVANELRIDSATVDRLGSSSWLQRAKDSLRQKPAAPEGGVDAPVDAEAENTAATGSLPQAVAVVRDGLVVEPIRNSRLVRIHFDSTLPAFSARVVNALADGFIASSIERKFDASSYAGRYLEEQLALAKGRLEESERALVSFATKENLFSGGEGNVSLEGQNLSTLNTALAAAQDQRIQAQAMWNQVSGGGSLPSAAMGASIVNVLQQQRAQLTGQYQQQLQTYKPEYPTMLALKQQIDEVERQIREERASVRDSIRAEYDAARTRESMLVAQLNTLRTQALDVDNRSIDYNILRREVDTNRQLYDGLLQRYKEIGVAGGVSSNNISIVDRANVPTSRFKPNLPLNLAIGLTLGLILGVLLAFVLEFLDDTLKTPEDLEQHLRLAVLGVVPHLRKQSIEAAIADQRSAFSESYRSVRTALQFSTDRGVPKVLLVTSPSAAEGKSTTALTLARNFAQLGKRVLLIEADLRNPSLHRAIGVRAEMGLSSLLSGAANIQQVIMETDDDRLNVVLAGPLPPNPAELLAGSRLLSMLSVAGEKYDQVIIDGPPVLGIADAPILSSLVSGTLLVTKSGKTRIKTAQIALKRLSAARARVIGGLLTHYNANAAGYGYDYESYYSYGTTPKLGKD; encoded by the coding sequence ATGCATGACGACAACCTCCCGACGCCCGCCGGTGGCGAGAACGACGACCGCCGCGCACCTGTGCCTCGGGATCACGCGCAGCTTCCGGCGCATGCGGGAAGCCGCGAACTGGCCCTGGAATTCGACGCCAAGCCGGCCGCGGATGACGAGATCGACCTGCTTGCCTACTGGCGCATGCTGGTCAAGCGCCGGTGGCTGGTCCTCGGGGTGCTGGGCTCGGTGGTCGCCCTCGCGCTGCTAATCACCCTGATGACGCCGCCGGTCTACCGCGCCACTGCAACGCTGCAGATCGATCGGGAATCGGTGCAGGCGATGTTCGTGGAGGGCGTCAACAATGGCGAAGCCTCCACGCCCGACTTTTTGACCACCCAGTACGAGCTGCTGAAGAGCCGTGCGCTCGCGGAACGTGTTGCAAACGAATTGCGCATCGACAGCGCGACGGTCGATCGCCTCGGATCGAGCAGCTGGCTGCAGCGCGCGAAGGATTCGCTGCGGCAAAAGCCGGCAGCACCGGAAGGCGGCGTGGATGCGCCTGTCGATGCCGAGGCCGAGAACACCGCGGCGACTGGCAGTCTGCCGCAGGCCGTTGCCGTGGTGAGGGACGGGCTGGTCGTCGAGCCGATCCGCAATTCTCGACTTGTGCGGATCCATTTCGACTCCACCCTGCCCGCGTTTTCGGCGCGCGTGGTCAATGCACTGGCAGATGGTTTCATCGCCTCCTCCATCGAACGCAAGTTTGATGCCTCGTCCTATGCGGGCCGTTACCTCGAAGAGCAGCTGGCGTTGGCGAAGGGGCGTCTCGAGGAATCCGAGCGCGCGCTCGTGTCGTTCGCGACCAAGGAAAACCTGTTCAGCGGCGGCGAAGGCAATGTGTCGCTTGAAGGGCAGAACCTCAGCACGCTCAACACCGCACTGGCCGCCGCGCAGGATCAGCGGATCCAGGCGCAGGCGATGTGGAACCAGGTCAGCGGAGGCGGGTCGTTGCCCTCCGCCGCCATGGGCGCGTCCATCGTCAATGTGTTGCAGCAGCAGCGGGCCCAGTTGACCGGGCAGTACCAGCAGCAGCTGCAGACCTACAAGCCCGAATATCCGACGATGCTGGCGCTTAAGCAGCAGATCGACGAGGTCGAACGCCAGATCCGTGAGGAGCGCGCGTCGGTGCGCGATTCAATCCGCGCGGAATACGACGCCGCACGCACCCGCGAATCCATGCTGGTCGCCCAGCTCAATACGCTGCGCACCCAGGCGCTGGACGTGGACAACCGGTCCATCGACTACAACATCCTGCGCCGCGAAGTCGACACCAACCGTCAGCTCTATGACGGCCTGCTGCAGCGCTACAAGGAAATCGGCGTGGCCGGCGGCGTCAGCAGCAACAACATATCGATCGTCGACCGCGCCAACGTGCCGACCAGCCGGTTCAAGCCCAACCTGCCGCTCAACCTGGCGATCGGCCTGACTCTGGGCCTGATTCTGGGCGTGCTGCTGGCCTTCGTGCTCGAGTTCCTCGACGACACCCTCAAGACGCCGGAAGACCTCGAACAGCATCTCCGTCTGGCGGTACTGGGCGTGGTGCCGCATCTGCGCAAGCAGAGCATCGAGGCGGCGATTGCCGATCAGCGCTCGGCCTTCTCCGAGAGTTACCGCTCGGTGCGCACCGCGCTGCAGTTCTCCACCGACCGCGGCGTGCCGAAGGTGCTGCTGGTCACCAGCCCGAGCGCCGCGGAGGGCAAGTCCACGACCGCCCTCACGCTGGCGCGCAACTTCGCCCAGCTCGGCAAGCGCGTCCTGCTGATCGAAGCGGATCTTCGCAACCCGTCTCTGCACCGCGCCATTGGTGTCCGTGCCGAGATGGGTTTGTCGAGTCTGCTGTCCGGCGCAGCCAATATCCAGCAGGTGATTATGGAGACAGACGACGATCGACTGAATGTCGTGCTTGCCGGTCCCTTGCCGCCCAATCCAGCGGAACTGTTGGCCGGCAGCAGGCTGCTCTCGATGCTTTCAGTCGCGGGCGAAAAGTACGACCAGGTGATCATCGACGGCCCGCCCGTGCTGGGTATCGCCGACGCGCCGATCCTGTCGAGTCTTGTCAGCGGCACGCTGCTGGTCACCAAGTCCGGAAAGACCCGAATCAAGACCGCGCAGATCGCGCTCAAGCGCCTGTCGGCCGCGCGCGCCCGCGTCATCGGCGGCCTGCTGACGCACTACAACGCGAACGCGGCGGGATACGGATACGACTACGAGTCGTATTACTCGTACGGCACCACGCCCAAGCTCGGCAAGGACTAG